AAAACCGGCTGGCTTCCTGTCATTCAAGTTAAGCGTCGAAGGGACTTGGACTTCTACGTCACCCTGtgtgcaaaaaatattgaaaggtgTCCGCACTTCTGCCTCAAGCACGCCTACATACGAATGTACTTATGTAGAGGTGGCACACGCAAAGAAACTATCGGAAAAAGAGGCGGTCTCAAATGCTTTCAGGCTAAAAGACACTTGGCATGTGTCGTTTGTTTGGAAGTTGATTCCGCTTTTCTAGTTGAAACATTCCTTGCACAATTCCCAGCGTTTAGAAGGAAATCATCACAAATGTTGTCAAGATGAAGCGGAGTTTTTGCTTGACCTCATTGGTCGACGACGTTGGCTTTGGCCAGCAAGTGAATGAAACACAACCAAGTGGGGAGTATGTGCATTCTAAATGCAAAGTGCAAAGTGCAAAGTGAATCCTACACTTGAATTCCTCGAAAGAGTGTTGATTGGCGCTGACGACATATCGAATGCATACCACTTCAAAGTAGTTTGGCAAACGTACTTAGCAGTACATTGCCTTATGGTAGTGTAGGGGTTTGCGAGTGCTTTTGTTGCAGTATCCATGTTCCATTCCTCGAATAATTGATAACGCGATTATTTGttattggtcaaaatagtGGCTTCGTTTATGCCtttgatacaaaaaaaagtaGTCGCCCTGAACATAATCAAACATACCGATTTAAAACTATTTATTGATGTTTCAAAGATACATATGAAATGTACATAACGTTGATATCATTTTTCATCCTTGAGTTCATAGTAAGTATTGATTTTGGATCACCAAGTGTTACAGTCGATGCAGAATTTTCTCATCTGATGTAAGTCCGTATCTATAGAAGTCCGCGACGTTTacgaaaatatttcaagcgAAAATCCCTTTGCAGTAACTGAATGAACTCACATAGccaattatttttgttgaatCAGCTTTATCAAGGTCCCAAAGCAAAATTTGAGCATTGATCTGCAAACTTCGTCCGCTCCTCTATTTATGAGAGAGGATATattagaaaataaaaagacgCATAACCTCATGAAATTGGTAATGTAATACGGAATCGCCCGCCTTCAACGTGTTATGGTTCTTCAAGAGAGAATCATGCTAAAAACTAGAATATGCAGAGAATGCGCAATACACACAATGTACTTGTAAACTACGGattttttccatctttcatCAGAAAGGTCATTTTGTTGAAATCCTCAACCTAAGATCGAAATCCGCTGATCCAATCACTGTGAGCCCCGACTCATTATCTGCACACTTGGTTAGGTGGTCTCCTAGGAGTTGATATATTAAGAATCCCCCTTCTCCTCAAATGATCTCCATAATCATCTTGATCTCTCCGTCCCAAGGTGTTCTGGTCAATCTTCACCATCCATCTTCCTCCTTGTTAAATTCCAATCTGGAGGCCGCCAATTCCGTGTCCAATGAGCCCAGCTACTCGTCTTCATCAGTGTCTAATTGCGGTTTGATCAACGTGGATGCCGTCCAGAAGGTGTTGGCTGCCAAATGGGCCGTGGACGTGATCAACAATCAGTCCTTGCCTCATGAACTCAAAATAGGTAAGCTATGAATTAGAACTAACTGCAAAAGGTGGGAGCGTGTAATTGTTATTTGATAGCATGGCAATTAAAGACACCGACCATTGGATGATTATGTGAAATAGGAAGTGTCTCACATCGAAGTTCATATCGTTTATTGATCTGTCCCTATATTTTGACTTGTTCCTTGAAACCTTAGAAGGCTTGGTAGAAACCGATGACGAAAAGCACGGCGAGATGAACATCTAGCGTCTAACAAATTCTATAATAAAAAAGAGGCTGGCTGACGctcaaatttgcaatttggAAGTAAAACTTCAACATCCCCCCCGAAATCCTCGACCTTGCGCAAAAAAAGCGTGtcgttcattttttgtcacctATTCGCCcaagtttcacattttttttttgaggggggAATTGGTCTCAGGTCGTAATCACATTTCTGTTCTCGGTAAATCTCATCGGAACCCGTTGAGTTTTAGCAATTATTTCCACATTCCACCCAAGAAAAACCAGCACAGTTTAGTACGTAACCTTTGTCATATCCGATCCAAGTTTGCGAGCGAGAGGATGACGTAGGTTTTTCTGCATGAAAGTACTTGAAGAATACATCTCTTTCTCGTGTGCGTTTTCAGGCCTTCAGTTACATGACACTTGCAGTGAAGAGGAACTGATTCAAAATCACCTTTACCACGTGATTGCATCAACCCGAGATCCCGCCTCTCCCATCATGGCCAACTCCAAGATTCTGCCACCGATATTAGGTAAAATCTTGATTGCTCCCTTATTTACATCGATGTTTCAGGCCAGGGGTGAGCGAATGGATCCCCCAAGTTTCAATATCCTCTCCTATCTCCCCTCCCTCCCGATTGGTTTATTACGTTATGCAATACATAACAAATGAATGATCATGCCGAAGATCTCGATGTGATCGATTGGTCTTATGAAACATCCAAACTCAACACTGACGAGCCTGGCATTGTTTTAATAGGTATGATTGGTGTCGGAGGAGACTCGCTTCCCGCTAGTAGTGGTGCCCTTCACGCCTTCAACATTCCCTTGATATCTGCATCGCCCAATCATGCGGATTCCTTGCTCCACGAGGGATCAACACTTGAGGACAATGTGCTCACGACGGCGCCTGATATGTCAGGACAGGCAAGGGTAAGCGAACGAGATGgagaaatttaaaattttgagCTATCTACTAACGAAATCGGGTTTCCATCCATATAAAGTTTCTTGTGCGATGTTATTAAATGATATTGCtaaaagatcaaatcaataTTGTTGACTACATTTGGTAGAGGTATTATTAATGTGCTCTGTACCATACATTCGGCCAATTTTGGCTCGCCTAATGAAGAAATCGCGGAAAATGCACTTCTGAAGGTCTAGAATGTTTAGTGCTGTGGTAAAACAATTAAACCAGAGTTAAAAAATGGTCTCTCTTCCTCATGGGAATAATGGTCTAGTTTGTTGGTAATTTTTTCGTTAAATGCCgctgaaaagcaattttatgcCACCGCCAAGCACTAATGGCTTTCTCAATTTCCAGGCCTTAGCAAGCATTGCCAATGAGCTGAATGTACAAACGATCTCGGTAATCTCGTCTAGCCATCGGATTATCCAAACCTTTTTATCCGAGGCCACGGCTTTGGGAATCAGTGTGCCCAAAATATTGGAGCTTAGTCATCGACAGGTTGATATCCCTGAACAAGTGGAACAATTTATCCAACACATGCATCAGGGGTCGCCTGCCATTGCCCTCATCGTTGATGCTCACGAAGCCATTGCAATCGCCGAACATTTGAAACATGTCAACCTGAATGCCAAACCACTCTGGTTAATCGGTTCCCTTGGTCTGGACCTTAAGAAGTTAACGGGTTGGCGAAGAGTGTTTCAGGGAGGGGTATTTGTGGAGCCTCATATGCCTGAACTCAAGGAGTTTAAACAGTACTTCATGAATGCACTGCAGGTTTGATCTCGACAAAAAAGACATGTTTTGGCTATTCAATGATTCCCTTGTAACGCTCCTTTCGTTTCAAGGACTCCTCACACACAATGCGAGATCTAATCCAAGAATACAAAGAAGAAATGTTTGGCTGTACCCGGCAACCGTCACCAATGGCTGGCCAGTTTCTCGTCCCCTGCGATCAAATTCCTCAGCATGAGATCGAACTCAGATTCGTCCAAGACCCTCATGTGTCTTTCGTTGTGAAGGCTGTGTCAGCCTTGACGGCGGCCTTTCGTCTTGTACAACTGGATCATTGCTCCGGGAATGTGAAGGCCTCTTGTTTAAGAGAAGTTCATGAAAATCTCCACATGGATATCTTGGGCAACATTAAGAAGTTGAGCTTTAACATGATGGCTAAAGGCACGCCCCTCGAGGTTGAGGGCACTCAACACCACTTCACACGGAATGGCAAGCTCATTACCAACAAGCAAATTCTTTACATTATTGATGTCCACAATGGATTGGAAACCGTGAGTTGGGCTTAGTCACTCGAGTGTGACCAAATTTAGAAATGCATAATGAACTTGCATTTTCAGATTGGATGGTACTCCGAAGATGAAGGTCTCCACATGAGCACTGCTTTGCATTTCAAGTCATCAACCACCGAATTACCTTATACATCTCCCTTGGTTAATGACGATCGGTCGCATTTTGCTCGCTCCATTGAGAATAACGAATACAGTTCTGGAAACTCGGGCACCAAGGCCCCAGTAACAGTGTCCACCCGCACTTTGGAGACACTGCCCATCTTCTCCTATCAATCATTCATCAGCCGGACTTGGACTCTGGTAGTCCTGGCCGTGGCCATTTTTGGAACCGTGGTGGCCCTGTTCATGGTGGTGTACGTGTTTCAAAAGATGTGCGACGGTACCCTGAATGGGAACCAGACCATGGGCGTTCTCCTACTTTTCGGTGTAATGGGATTGTTTGCCAGTGTGATCCCTTGGCTATTGCCACCCAATGAGCACATTTGTGCCGTTCGGCACTTCATGCATCCCTTGTTGTTGACCTTGTGCTTTGCCATTCTTTTGGTAAAAGCCATGCAACTACGCTCATTGGTGACCATCGGCCTTGGTGGAACCATTCCCCAGGTCAATCAACTGGTGTCCTTGTTCTTCATGATTGTGGTGCAAGTTGTGATCCAGGTAGAATGGTATGCCACGAACAACCCCATTGGTGTCTTGATGACAGATGGCTATCCGGAGTGTGCCGTCAGTAAGTCCCGATTTCTACTGCTCCATGTCTATCCCACGGCCTTATTGCTCCTGTCGTTTTTCTACGGTATATCGGTCCTCAAAGTGAAGCGAAATTTCAACGAAGGTCGGTGGATCACTTGTGCTTCCATCTTCATCATTCCCATCTTTGCCGCTTGGCCCTTGGTGTATTACTTTGCCCCAGTCCAATTTCACGACCCGTCTGTCTCTGTATCCGTATTGGCAGTGGGTGGAATCTTAATGGCGGCCATTTTCTTCCCCAAAATGCACACCATTGCTCACCAAAAGAAGCTCAAGAGCTCTGATTTGAGCCGGACTCACTCGGACGCCACAGTTTACACCGGTTTCTCCGACTACCTGCCGTTTGTGGCCCCTAGCACTGGATCTCCTCACAAGGGGCATCATCCCGGATTATACCCCGTGTACGGCTACACGACCAACCAATATGTGACTCCTATGGCATCGTCCGCTGCTTCCACCATGCAAAAGCGCAGTAAGAAAAGTCCTCAAAAGTACGCCACCGGACCCTTCAATTATGTCCCTACTTCCAATGCTCCTCACGTGAAGTCATACGCAGACTGGAGCCGCGACTTCAACCCCGCTATGGCCACAGGCTCGCACCACCCCCGGATGCAAAGCAACGACAACCTTATCATCCGACAATCCGTTGGTGCTAACGAACATACTGTCTACAGTCTTCCTCGGTCTCGACCCATGCATCGGGACTCGCGGAGTCAGAGCTCTCAGCAGCCGTTAAGCGTATCACAAGCTCATCTACAACGGTCATCTCATCATCTCGAGGAGGACAATCAGTTCAACGTTTATTCACAAGACCAGGTGACACCCGCTTCGCAAAAACTCGTTAAGGCtagcaagaagaagaggactCGACATAATTCCGCCAATTCCGCCACATCCTCGCACCACTACTACCATTTGAAGCACCCAGAGCCTGTGTCTCCCAGGGGTCGTCACAAGTCCCCTCCTACCCCGACAAACCTCATATCGCGACGTCGTTCGCGATCACACTCATCAGCCTCAAGGTTTGTAGACTACCCGTCGACTGTCACAAACATCGCCTTGTATCGTCAACGCCACAGTCATAGCCCTTCGGATGGGATGATCCTGACCGCCGAGGGCTTGGTCACCCCAGACCCAGGTCATCGAGGCTCCTCTCAACGAGCCAGCCCGGAAAAGGGCTTCCAAGTGTCGGAGGTCTACTTGACCCACTGACTTCAAAACTAGGTAATTTATCCCTCCCAATACAACGTTGCCATTCGGCCTTGGCCCGggcctctctctttctctcgcccTGAGAAGGCTTTCCAAGCCCACCCAGTCATAGTCCAATTGTTCTGCTAAGGAAAGCTTTTGTTGCACGCGCTCATGTGATATGCCATTCAACTCCAGTACTCAGACGTTCGTTCATCTCAAGACGGCGGCGAATGGATGACCGTCCACAAATCTGCTAATGCATGGTTCTCGAACCATGACAACTCGCTCGCCCTCGAAACTAGGAATTATTTATTACCCGATTTAGCTGAGCTTGGTCCATCGTTGAAGAAGCATAATGTCAGCTGCTCGCTCGTATTAAGATTACCATCAACATTATTATTCGTATTTGTATTACAGCTCAACTTATTTGATGCCATACTATGTAAATGGTGCATTCATTCAGAATATTTATAAATGATTATCCTTGTTATTATTACTTCTAAATCGACATCAATATGCGGATCACTGTACCCCTTGCCACCACAATCAAAGTGTCAATTATTCGTGAAGAAggagaaacttggctttgTGTAAATTGTTATTGCGAAATATAGTATCCTCCTACAACCTAAATCATGAATTGTTGACTTGCGTTACGGACATAGTGAGCAAATCAACCAGTATTGCTCAATCACTCGTTTTCAATACCTACATACTCTTTCGATATATTGGGGATACACTTCATCTTGCAttcaaaaagttccaaaaataagaaatgaaaaaaaaagatcacgGATGGAACTAACATGCCTGTGACAACAGTTTAGAAACCAGTACTGCTGACCTTGACAGCcgccattttttccaaattagATCCACTAGTCATTTATGGTCCCAAAACAGTCTGATGAGGGCTGCAGCATTGTTTTGCAAACTGCCGTCACaagcagattgatcacatcaatACCAAAAACTGACGGGTTCAATCTCGTGGATTGCGCACTTTCTTGTCAGATGCACGGTTTTTGAACATTACTCAAAAAGACATTGAGACTTCCATTGTGTCTATACGTTCAAACGTGGCGTTTCCATAGATCTTGGACGAAGAGGCGATTTTGAGGCTCCTTGACAAACAACTTTTCATTTTCGGTGTAACAAATTCCACATTGTTCGCTCACCTTCAAAGGGGActtcaaatttcttcaaacacgatcaatgttcaaagtcaagaACGAGCTCTTCCTTTGTATGCATTTCAGAGATGTCCCATGCACATTTCAGAAATCGTCTTCTTCCAGCCGAAGTTTGTGAACCGCAAATAAGCAGAGGTCAATGTCACCACATCTGAAGCCCGCAGACCGTCTTTGTGGTACATAATTGACGTTTGGAAGTACTCGTACGTTCGTTGTTCACGATCACATAGTAAAGCCTGAGTCACTTGAttgaagcacattttagcCATCGCTCTGTTGAGGAGAAGACGGGAAGAGGCCTTTAGAAAAACGAATCAGTTTTCCTAGACATGAAGACATTTTATCAATCAGGAAAAGCACTAAATTATTATGTCATGGAtatcttttttgtcttgtttaaTTGATTAATGCCTTCAGAAGAGGTAACTGGGGTTGAATCGATTTTGGTAGAAGTGAAATCAACTCGTGGAACGGCCAAAGTCAAAAGTATATGTGGGTGAAGCCGGTGGAATCGATTTCATCATGCAGAAATCGCCTTTGAGACATTTGGATGGGAAGACATGAATAATCATTCGTATGGAAATAACTGAAAATTAGCATGACAGTAAGTGGCTGCAAATATGTTACGAGATCTTTCATTCAAAGTGTTTCGTGTGAGTTTTAAAGTTCAGCCTCTTTTTCCATAAACGCAAAAACACAGGAGTTATAAATGCCgccaaaatgtggtcaagggGCCAATTTTTATGACTTTATTAAACTCTTAAATATGAGTATAAAGACTTTTCAATTAGGTAGAAAAGTAAGCGTTTGCTCATACTATACCGTACACAATCTCTCGAGTTCTTGATTACTATTATTAAGTACTAGTTGGCACAGTCTACCATTTCATggcttatttttttaaaagattttttgcttGAGGGTTAAGTTTGAGGCAGAATATGTCATCTCTTAACGCTATTATCTCAATCGAACTATTGATTGGATTTGTCTTGTACTCGTaatattcaaaatgtcagttcttcttttttcatatCTCGGGCGAACAAATTTCCACAAATGATCAAGAATTATTTTGAATACTTTGCTCAAGACCTAGTTTGCAAGATAGAGCGTGACATTTCaggaaggaagaaggaaaataaaaccaaactCATGGCAGTATAAAACGACACCATTTATCAGGTATATGACAAAGCCAAAAACTGACCTCTAACATTTCCCCCTAAAATTACAACTAAAGAGTATATTAGTGTCTCTCTTTTAAGGACTTGAGGTCAAAGCGCCGAATATGTGCTTGTCACCATCTCTTTTCATGGCCAAATCATTTACACGGGATCCAAACTCTACATCCACCCTATTCACGGATGGTTTTTGAGGCATGATTAAAATAGAGGAACCTTCTTTGATGATTACAGATGGCAGAATGGGTGATCGAAAACTTGTTATGGTAATTGGAAACAAAGCAGGATAAAAGCCTCATTATTCCATTCTTTCCTTGAGAAATCTTCATAAAAAAGTCATCAAATTATAAGTCATGCTTTAAAGGCATTTCAAGATGGTTTTTGATGCCGTGATTGCTTCTACCACAATTTGTTTCTCAGTGTGCTCGGCATGAAGTACttattttgacaaacaatttctACTCCCAATAAAACTAGCTATTATGTTTAAACTGGCCCGTGTAGAATATAAATGATTATTGTCGTTTGAATTTATAAAAGTAAATAATTTCCTTGCTTAAATCATTTAGCGTAAAACTTGATCGAAAATCTTTTGATAAATGCTGACCTGTACATCGcaacaaaaataaacatgAGATAACTGGCAAATATTGCCATCTTGTTCTAGAATTAACTCTTATTTACTTTTTAAAAACCGCCCATATGTATTGCgactcaattgaaaattgagaaataAAGCAATAAATCAAACCTAAATTTAGCTAATAAATCCTGAATTGTGTGAGATGATACgacatcaaaaatatgcaaaaacacatttcttgAGATGATCATCTTCTTCGGACTGAAACGTTTCATGCTTACCTACTATGTTTTTGACTGatggttgtttttttggcGACGCTATCACCCTTGTCAACAAGCCTtagttttaattttttatcGTCCAGTGCCACCAAAGGTAGTGCCAGTCAGCgttatgaaaataaagatattaAAGTACGAAAGTTTTGGACTATTCCTGCCATTCATAACAAATCTATTAACTTTATGTAGCCCAATGACAATGGAAGGACCACAATGTATAATTAGGTAAAGAGAATACTCGCGACAACAACCGTCGAAATCTCATTCTGtcgaaaatatattttcgGCTTTTCCCATCAAAATTAGCATATTAATTATCAAAATAATATCCCTCACATTCATGCCTCCTGTTTTATTTGCTCGATACACGTACATATGTCATCTCGCGGAATTGACAttaatttaaagaaaaaaaaattaaaagaacctaaaaaaaatatttgatccaccaatgaATTAAAATAGCAGCAACGATACGGTCCAATAGCGAAGCAAACTTGTTCTGATACTATTGTAAATTGTTTATACAACAGTGCTTGTATTCAAGTGCTCGAGTGTGCGCCAAATTCATGACATAAGAATTTTATGTTAGGTCTTCATTATTCGTTGATACTCTAAATTAGTACACTATACACCCATTCCGAAATTGCCCAACATGTAAATTGAACGAGATTATTGATGACTTCTCTTCAAGAAAGCCTCGCCAGTTATGCCCACTGAATAGATACAGCACATTGGTTATTCTCCTCGTTGTCTATGGCGTTTGAGGCCCATTTTCTTGACTTGAAATTACCCATATCTATTATGTCTTAACTCATCCTCCCACAACACACATTCATTCAACGATAATGGGTCGGGTGGTTTGGTGCTTGGGCCTCATAGGTATGCTCATCTTCCTTCTATTCCAACTTGAACTCCGAGGAACCTAATGAAGAGTCAAGTTGCTTCATCATGTAATAAATTGCCGCCTAATTATTGGGCGCACCGTCATTTGCGGCCCCGCGTTCGGATCTCTGTCCTTCCCACCTTCGATTCGTGCTTCATGCGTTTAAGGCCCACTCCATGTTTCGCATTTGAACTGGCAGCGAACCTCTCTTGTAGAAGAAGCAATCTCCCTTGACAAAGACATGGATGCCATACTTGGCAAGCTCATTCAGAAGCAATGAGAAAATATGAATTACAATTTGTTGACACGATACTACCAGAACTACGTATCTCCGGTCTCAATAGGATTTTTGGGACAGGAGAGGTAATGGGCATTGGCTGTGATATCATGATGTACATAAGGTAGAGAAAATGGCTGGAGGGGCGACTTCACGTGCCAGTAATTGCCATCGCTCGACCTTGGAGGGGGGAAAAAATCTATTGGGAAGCAAAAGTGTCATTCTAAACTACTGCAAAAGCAAAGGGGAACCAGACTGCTTCAATAAGGATAAGAGGAAAGAAGGTTTAGGTGTTTACACAAGACATTTTTGCGCTTTGAATGTTCAGTTTATTGTTTGAGGAGATATTTGTTGGTTCTTATTTACCCATAGAAAGTCTGTCTTTGGAAGATCCAACTATTGGTTTTAAGTCGTAAGTTTAAGTCTGAAAATCGCCAATTGCAAGCATGTGCATATGAATGGGCATTCTCATTTAGATTTCTCCTTAAAGAAAGTGAGGCTTTGAAACTTGCTACACACACTATGGAGTATTACTTTTACATCTTTTACAAGTTTAAACGTTTCAAGGTTTGTTTGCCATCATGTTTTTTGGCCATATTTTTTTACCCATCAATCATCATGAAAAGTTGGAGAATTCTCCAACGAAAATAGCTTTTTAAAAACACGCAACCTCTAGCTTCCGCATCCTGGAACTGTATCAATTGATGGCGTGTCTTTCGCAATCAAACGATACATTTAAAGTAAGCCATAAACCGAAAACAGTACCTAATGAACAGGGCtgtagtaacgaaattacaagtaacagtaattcgttttttttttggaaaaggagctgtaatcccattacattttacaaGGTTGTCATTGTAACCACCCAAAAACCCGAAAATTGCTCGTTACTCTTTCCAGAGTGGCATCTAATTTTTTGGGCTCCCTTGGTTTTATATAATCTTAACAGAAATTTTCATCTTTAAATATTTTCAGACATCCTTAAGAAAGAAGCTTAGAGCTTAAAATTATGTTAAACTAAAAGACCTGACCCGGAGCAAAATCTTCCTTGGGCTTTAATGAATTGCACCAAATATCTCAACTCTCCCATATTCATCCATTACTTTATTCTCCATCATTAGTTGAGCTCAGGAAAAgatgccattttttgaaatgaaaaatctaTACAATACGCAATCCAGAAGAAGGTAATACATTTGATCCTAATACTCGGTACGTATTTTAAAAGTcgctaaatatttggaaaaggcTTCAAATATTTAGTCAAATACTGTCAAACATTTTCGCTTTTGACACGTTTTCGAAGGCAGTTTCGAATAGCAggggaaaaaataaaaccgaagtcaacaaatcagttttcttacgtttgatgtttcaaaagggcaaaaatgaatttgcaacGTAACCTATTGTATGACACCTTGGCGTTGTCTGGTTTAGAAATCTCCACCCTGaatatatttatttgattgttCTGAACATGGCTTTCGCCGTCctagtttcaaatttcaaagaaacatGAGGCATATTTTCTCCATAAGGTTGACATTGTTAaagtagttcaaatttggaagcgaaattattttttattttgcatttcccTGGGCTTAGCCAAAcgagcatggccaagaatgggagtaataCACTGCTAACTTACATCAATATATACAGCACATTGATTAACTTTACCTATCaatattggagtcaaaatgacaaatctgTTAGTAAGAAGGTTGTATTTAAGCTGGATTCAAGTCTCTCTGGTTAtggattcaaagcttgagaCCTTAGAGGTCCCCTTCCCATCACAAATGCTTAGGAAATCAACATTATCAATGCTCGTTGGCATTGCATGTTGgcaagaaaacttgaaaatttagtattgtttgaaaccaaaaaatgagcattgattTAGCAAAGTATGATTTTGATAACGCAAGAACCAGAAAAATATTGGTTATCTAAaattttaataaaaatgattttttggtgggtttggtttttcacgggcttatctaaacgctacagggaatgtaatccccagtactattaaaatgaaaggttataatacgtctatttattacctttcaacctttatatgatatttggtctaccaacgaatttgagttggcagaccgatcGCAACCAGTTACGCCATAACATTTTTATggcgagtaatggttgtgtaacgaattactctttttggccaaagtaattgtaactgtaatcctttcctttcattgaggaacgactaatcCCCTGCTAATACATCAtgggttttcattttttacgtCAGAAGTAgctaaaaacaaaacataatttcaagttttggaaCCATAGCCTTACATATGCAAGTTCATAAGGTAGCTCATTTCATGTTTTGCTTATTAAACTGCGTAGGTAGTGTTGTTGCTTGGACTTcagttttattgaaaaatatgtttggtaTACTTATCAAAGAAGGAGAACTGTCTAGGTTTCTttcagaatgaatgaatgcatttgatcGTACgcaactttttttgttatgAGAACGACTTTGATTTTTAGTTTCTACTTGGTTGCTTCTTTTTGGGATCATATCTGTGGGACCAAACTAACTGGTCATCGTACGACTCATTGTCCGGCGTGATTATGATGGTTCCAGGGAAATTGCTATCTGAAGTATTGTCTTGATGGACCAAAGATTGAAGTGAGGTGGATACAGACGAACCATTCGATTTCTTTCCCGATTGTTTTGATAAGCCCGCACTTATACCCGCCGGGGACGGGTAACTCTTGGGACTGCCCGACAAACGGGATCCAGCGTGACTGCAACAAGGGCAAGTCGTTTGCTGAGAGGACTGTTTTGGAGTAGACATGGACTTAGGGACAGTTTTAGATGTGGTGATATCAGAGTAAATTCGAGGACTAGACTTGTTTTTCGGTACCTTTTGCCGACTAGTATTTGAGGAAGAAGGTTGTTCGTGACTAATTTCAGCGCCAAAATAGTAAAACGGCAACGATGTTCGTCGCCCTGTTGATCTTGAAGTGTTGTGTTGATAAGGCTTGTTTACCACGTGGGTGGCAGCTTCTGGGTAATAGAATTTCATTATGCCAGTGGTCCCTTGCCCTGGAGACCCGCGTTTTGACTTGCGAGGTGTCTTCATCACTCCACCC
This DNA window, taken from Tigriopus californicus strain San Diego chromosome 9, Tcal_SD_v2.1, whole genome shotgun sequence, encodes the following:
- the LOC131886330 gene encoding metabotropic glutamate receptor 3-like codes for the protein MIPRPSIPDDRMAKFAFSLSKVNWAIILLVQCLVHSICSSQAPPVSLIKEDIPKNGLLRFDGEVNIGVLVNLHHPSSSLLNSNLEAANSVSNEPSYSSSSVSNCGLINVDAVQKVLAAKWAVDVINNQSLPHELKIGLQLHDTCSEEELIQNHLYHVIASTRDPASPIMANSKILPPILGMIGVGGDSLPASSGALHAFNIPLISASPNHADSLLHEGSTLEDNVLTTAPDMSGQARALASIANELNVQTISVISSSHRIIQTFLSEATALGISVPKILELSHRQVDIPEQVEQFIQHMHQGSPAIALIVDAHEAIAIAEHLKHVNLNAKPLWLIGSLGLDLKKLTGWRRVFQGGVFVEPHMPELKEFKQYFMNALQDSSHTMRDLIQEYKEEMFGCTRQPSPMAGQFLVPCDQIPQHEIELRFVQDPHVSFVVKAVSALTAAFRLVQLDHCSGNVKASCLREVHENLHMDILGNIKKLSFNMMAKGTPLEVEGTQHHFTRNGKLITNKQILYIIDVHNGLETIGWYSEDEGLHMSTALHFKSSTTELPYTSPLVNDDRSHFARSIENNEYSSGNSGTKAPVTVSTRTLETLPIFSYQSFISRTWTLVVLAVAIFGTVVALFMVVYVFQKMCDGTLNGNQTMGVLLLFGVMGLFASVIPWLLPPNEHICAVRHFMHPLLLTLCFAILLVKAMQLRSLVTIGLGGTIPQVNQLVSLFFMIVVQVVIQVEWYATNNPIGVLMTDGYPECAVSKSRFLLLHVYPTALLLLSFFYGISVLKVKRNFNEGRWITCASIFIIPIFAAWPLVYYFAPVQFHDPSVSVSVLAVGGILMAAIFFPKMHTIAHQKKLKSSDLSRTHSDATVYTGFSDYLPFVAPSTGSPHKGHHPGLYPVYGYTTNQYVTPMASSAASTMQKRSKKSPQKYATGPFNYVPTSNAPHVKSYADWSRDFNPAMATGSHHPRMQSNDNLIIRQSVGANEHTVYSLPRSRPMHRDSRSQSSQQPLSVSQAHLQRSSHHLEEDNQFNVYSQDQVTPASQKLVKASKKKRTRHNSANSATSSHHYYHLKHPEPVSPRGRHKSPPTPTNLISRRRSRSHSSASRFVDYPSTVTNIALYRQRHSHSPSDGMILTAEGLVTPDPGHRGSSQRASPEKGFQVSEVYLTH